A stretch of Bombus huntii isolate Logan2020A chromosome 7, iyBomHunt1.1, whole genome shotgun sequence DNA encodes these proteins:
- the LOC126867276 gene encoding protein lap4 isoform X4, which translates to MFRCIPIFKGCNRQVEYIDKRHCSLPCVPDDILRYSRSLEELLLDANHIRDLPKNFFRLQKLRKLGLSDNEIHRLPPDIQNFENLVELDVSRNDIPDIPENIKNLRALQVADFSSNPIPRLPAGFVQLRNLTVLGLNDMSLTNLPPDFGSLEALQSLELRENLLKSLPESLSQLYKLERLDLGDNDIEVLPAHIGKLPALQELWLDHNQLQHLPPEIGELKTLACLDVSENRLEDLPEEIGGLESLTDLHLSQNVIEKLPDGLGELQKLTILKVDQNRLSTLNSNIGRCENLQELILTENFLLELPVTIGKLHNLNNLNVDRNSLQSLPTEIGNLKQLGVLSLRDNKLQYLPIEVGQCTALHVLDVSGNRLQYLPYSLINLNLKAVWLSKNQAQPMLTFQTDVDEETGQEVLICFLLPQLEIHPDDSGRIGMLGGMRNVVQDGEIRELGSSDDEGWQEKEASRTHSVKFTDEPPETDKETPFVRQNTPHPKELKAKAHKLFSKGKNDSRSASTDEQDVSQTFGLDKTETDISTKSNDLTTETIEQESLQPESIENAQKETIPGIVADNADFQSSNEPEIILTNQYITESNADVRTEGSISESKDINDKDEEESENEETQRHVEFSIVEGIDYDGSGDSNRPNRLHRRDTPHHLKNKRIHTAIDKEKVASIIAQALTKKNDEISTSTSAPAEPTENFDAQSQGAISDAEPTIEVREEQYEIHIERTTGGLGLSIAGGIGSTPFKGDDEGIFISRVTEGGPADLAGLKVEDKVLSVNGVSVVNVGHYDAVEVLKACGRVLVLVVQREVTRIVPPYEQVSSRKDSACSSLSTSRAPSATSHVSSTGLPHNLENGDALPHDAIKSKKIPEPISSTKAGNEPMVSVLVHTTLIRDQNGLGFSIAGGEGSPPFKDNSDAIYISRITDGGVAQKDGKLLVGDKVISINGVEMRGAKHEQAVALLTGLERFVRLVVEREIPLSQANAATVVTPSEKSPRVIGAPRPYTGLYNANSYIANRPSYTGYRRSIDADRTLSPSPTSKTPPPMKIETTELPKMNGVTESGNIKNVSSISPSPTNSQPHPQPAPRHSISQPTITPTTTTSSTPTSSTEPRSTSPQEDIQDVILVKEGSLGFSIIGGTDHSCTPFGAKEPGIFISHVVPGGIAAKSGKLRMGDRILKVNGTDVTKATHQEAVMELLRPGDQIVLTVQHDPLPENYQLVEIEYIPVTELVITKEPGEKLGMHIKGGLRGQKGNPLDHTDEGVFISKINSGGAAKRDGRLKVGMRLLEVNGTSLLGATHQEAVNILRCSGNTITLVVCKGYDKSEIEPVLPLSDGRDSKESRSSKELKDPATEGTKSLSQSISSLDRDDEEAATLRQEQEMKAELVAWEQEERERALLEHREKSTPEKVLDVVRAAESLVSKSSSPVDMVVPPKSPGGTKDLKTTTIVMSKHTLAPQNTNSLSKERDGTSVDSPTPQSPVSTLTSSMNFDRTTAVQSLPSPKKKSSIPKRSITFADLPPSSRKEPINYPTSTNEYPSSLHDNRYISDPQITSYKKVYQNPIQSTQYSSRSKLPPTPLTAPPSIGDYGTSVPFDKRQNARSVGGSNQVELSPTPSPTPPLVKMSVSDKKKLFESAMEEHLKPSPKPEKVFSFLSQDEVEKMKQEEEKKIATLTRDELKSWAQLDENEGLEDLEETLEDQDNRRPNSRLSSRSSIPLLQNLPSSVRTAKAERRLKERLIQEGIISDEDEESHLSPAEQRALRAEKRAAWRQARLKSLEQDAIQAQMVIKKMSEMMDTTNKADPTQDSTDAVTVVPETEKTADFTTLRPSSADFPKLAVRSKVGPPKEIRESEKVVDEKVTRRTEEYVDEVTGERRVRTVEYVEKLIERQVETLREKIISLELSNAEDEVESIIGTGASDAESESEEITGQPSNVNTMQEKTETIIPTSATEDAAPKISANTILVSKKKKRKRSKKGRH; encoded by the exons ATATACCAGACATTCCTGAGAACATCAAGAATTTACGGGCACTTCAGGTGGCGGATTTCAGCAGTAATCCAATTCCAAG ACTTCCAGCAGGGTTCGTGCAATTAAGAAACTTAACTGTTTTGGGACTCAATGATATGTCCCTTACGAATCTGCCGCCTGATTTCGGAAG CTTGGAGGCGTTGCAGTCATTGGAGTTGAGAGAAAATTTGCTCAAATCCTTGCCGGAATCGCTTTCCCAACTTTATAAATTGGAGCGGCTGGATCTTGGTGACAATGACATTGAAGTTTTA CCAGCACATATAGGAAAATTACCAGCATTACAAGAATTATGGTTGGATCATAATCAATTGCAACATTTACCACCGGAAATCGGAGAATTGAAAACGTTAGCATGCCTGGACGTATCTGAAAACCGTCTGGAAGATCTTCCGGAAGAAATAGGAGGTTTAGAGTCTTTAACAGATTTGCATTTATCGCAAAATGTTATTGAAAAATTGCCTGATGGTCTTGGAGAATTACAGAAACTTACTATACTTAAAGTCGATCAAAATAGGCTTTCTACTCTAAATTCAAATATAGGCAG GTGTGAGAACTTACAAGAATTAATTCTTACGGAAAATTTTCTCCTTGAACTACCTGTAACTATAGGAAAACTTCATAATCTAAACAATTTAAATGTAGATAGAAACAGTTTGCAGTCGCTTCCTACGGAAATCG GAAATTTAAAACAATTGGGTGTACTGTCTTTAAGAGATAACAAACTGCAATATCTTCCTATCGAAGTTGGACAATGTACAGCTCTTCATGTGTTGGATGTCTCAGGCAAtag ATTGCAGTACTTGCCATATTCCTTGATCAATTTGAACTTAAAGGCAGTATGGTTAAGTAAGAATCAAGCACAACCAATGCTTACTTTTCAGACAGACGTTGATGAGGAAACAGGGCAAGaagtattaatttgttttcttttgccACAATTGGAAATCCATCCAGATG ATTCAGGAAGAATTGGTATGCTTGGTGGTATGAGAAATGTTGTTCAAGATGGCGAAATACGTGAGCTTGGTAGTAGCGATGATGAAGGCTGGCAAGAAAAAGAAGCGTCGCGAACGCATTCCGTGAAATTTACGGATGAACCTCCGGAAACTGATAAGGAG ACACCATTCGTACGACAAAATACCCCTCATccgaaagaattaaaagcaaaaGCTCATAAATTATTTAGTAAAGGAAAAAATGACAGCCGATCAGCATCTACAGATGAGCag GATGTTTCTCAAACATTTGGTTTGGATAAAACTGAGACTGATATTTCAACAAAGTCCAACGATTTGACTACAGAGACTATAGAGCAAGAATCATTACAACCTGAATCTATAGAAAATGCACAAAAAGAAACCATACCTGGAATAGTAGCTGATAATGCAGATTTTCAGTCCAGCAATGAACCAGAAATAATTCTAACTAATCAATATATTACAGAATCTAATGCT gATGTGAGGACTGAAGGTTCAATATCTGAATCAAAGGATATAAATGACAAAGATGAggaagaatctgaaaatgaagaaacacAAAGACATGTCGAATTTTCTATCGTAGAAGGTATTGATTATGATGGTAGTGGTGATTCAAATAGACCAAATAGACTCCATCGTAGAGATACTCCACATCacttgaaaaataaacgaatccACACAGCAATAGATAAAGAAAAAGTAGCTTCCATTATTGCACAG GCACTTACGAAGAAAAATGACGAAATCTCCACATCCACGTCAGCACCTGCAGAACCCACAGAAAATTTTGACGCTCAAAGTCAAG GTGCGATTTCTGATGCTGAGCCGACGATAGAAGTACGAGAAGAACAATACGAAATTCATATCGAAAGAACGACAGGTGGTCTCGGTTTATCAATAGCTGGTGGAATTGGTTCAACCCCTTTTAAGGGTGATGATGAAggcatttttatttcaagagTCACGGAAG GTGGACCTGCAGACTTAGCAGGTTTAAAAGTGGAGGATAAAGTATTGTCTGTAAATGGTGTTTCAGTAGTAAACGTAGGTCATTATGATGCTGTAGAAGTTTTGAAAGCTTGTGGACGTGTCCTTGTGTTAGTGGTTCAAAGAGAAGTTACGAGGATAGTGCCACCATATGAACAG GTATCGTCGAGAAAAGACTCAGCGTGCTCTAGTTTAAGTACCAGTAGAGCTCCAAGTGCGACGTCTCATGTTTCATCTACAGGTTTACCGCATAATTTAGAAAATGGTGATGCTTTACCTCATGATGCTAttaag TCTAAGAAAATCCCTGAACCTATATCATCAACAAAGGCGGGTAATGAACCAATGGTATCTGTTCTTGTTCACACAACATTAATACGGGACCAAAATGGACTTGGATTTAGTATTGCCGGTGGAGAGGGTTCTCCACCATTCAAAGACAATAGCGAT gcgatatatatttcaagaataACTGATGGTGGTGTGGCACAAAAAGATGGTAAATTATTAGTTGGAGACAAAGTAATATCT attaATGGAGTTGAAATGAGAGGAGCCAAACATGAGCAAGCAGTTGCTTTATTAACAGGTTTGGAAAGATTCGTTCGATTAGTGGTCGAACGTGAAATTCCACTTTCGCAAGCAAATGCAGCCACAGTTGTAACACCTTCTGAAAAGTCACCACGAGTGATCGGTGCACCTAGACCATATACAGGATTATATAACGCCAATAGTTATATAGCAAATAGACCGAGTTACACCGGATATCGACGTTCTATCGATGCTGATAGGACTCTATCGCCAAGTCCTACTTCGAAAACGCCTCCGCCTATGAAAATTGAAACTACTGAGCTACCGAAAATGAATGGTGTTACAGAATCAGGAAATATTAAGAACGTTTCTTCGATATCACCAAGTCCGACAAATAGCCAACCACATCCACAACCTGCCCCCAGGCATAGCATTTCGCAACCTACAATTACACCCACGACAACTACAAGCTCAACGCCCACGTCTTCTACAGAACCTAGGTCAACCTCACCCCAGGAAGACATACAG gACGTAATTCTTGTAAAAGAAGGATCCCTAGGATTCAGTATTATTGGCGGTACAGATCATTCGTGTACTCCATTTGGTGCAAAAGAGCctggaatttttatatctcat GTTGTGCCTGGTGGTATAGCTGCAAAATCTGGTAAATTGAGAATGGGTGATAGGATACTAAAGGTAAATGGTACTGATGTAACAAAAGCTACTCATCAAGAGGCTGTGATGGAACTTTTGCGACCAGGCGATCAAATAGTGCTTACTGTCCAACATGATCCACTACCAGAAAATTATCAG CTGGTCGAAATAGAGTACATCCCTGTGACA gAATTAGTTATTACAAAAGAACCAGGCGAAAAATTGGGCATGCACATTAAAGGAGGACTTCGAGGACAAAAAGGAAATCCCCTTGATCATACAGATGAAGGGGTGTTTATATCCAAAATCAATTCAGGTGGTGCAGCTAAAAGAGATGGAAGACTGAag GTTGGAATGAGACTACTAGAAGTCAATGGGACGTCGCTGTTAGGTGCGACTCATCAGGAAGCAGTAAATATATTACGGTGTTCAGGAAACACAATTACGTTAGTAGTTTGTAAAGGATATGATAAAAGTGAAATTGAACCAGTATTGCCATTATCCGATGGTAGAGATTCTAAAGAATCTAGGTCATCCAAGGAATTGAAGGATCCTGCAACAGAAGGTACTAAATCATTATCGCAAAGTATATCTAGTTTGGATCGCGATGATGAAGAAGCAGCAACTCTCAGACAAGAGCAAGAAATGAAAGCTGAACTTGTAGCATGGGAAcaagaagaaagagaacgtGCTTTGCTTGAACATAGAGAAAAATCTACCCCTGAAAAA GTATTAGATGTAGTAAGAGCAGCTGAATCATTAGTAAGCAAATCAAGTAGTCCGGTTGACATGGTTGTACCACCAAAGTCACCAGGTGGTACAAAAGATCTCAAAACAACCACTATTGTGATGAGCAAACACACTTTAGCACCTCAAAATACAAAT TCACTGAGCAAAGAGAGAGATGGAACTTCAGTGGACAGTCCAACGCCCCAATCTCCGGTCTCTACTCTTACTTCATCAATGAATTTCGATCGCACTACTGCTGTCCAAAGCTTGCCCTCTCCAAAGAAAAAAAGTTCCATACCGAAACGTAGTATTACATTTGCTGATCTTCCTCCCAGTTCTAGAAAAGAACCAATTAATTATCCAACTTCAACAAATGAATATCCTTCATCTTTGCATGATAATAGATATATTTCTGATCCTCAAATTACTTCTTATAAGAAAGTCTATCAAAATCCTATCCAAAGTACTCAGTATTCATCTCGTTCCAAACTTCCTCCTACACCTTTGACTGCTCCTCCATCCATAGGAGATTATGGCACTTCAGTCCCTTTTGATAAACGACAGAACGCACGCTCTGTTGGTGGGAGTAATCAGGTTGAG CTTTCACCAACACCATCACCAACACCACCTTTAGTGAAGATGTCAGTtagcgataaaaagaaattgtttgAAAGTGCCATGGAGGAACATTTGAAACCTTCCCCTAAGCCAG AAAAAGTATTCAGTTTTCTAAGTCAAGATGAAgttgaaaaaatgaaacaagaaGAAG AAAAAAAGATAGCTACTCTAACGCGGGATGAATTAAAATCATGGGCTCAACTCGATGAAAACGAAGGCTTGGAAGATTTAGAGGAAACATTAGAAGATCAGGATAACCGGCGACCTAA TAGCCGACTGAGTTCGCGAAGTTCGATCCCCCTTCTGCAGAATCTTCCAAGCAGTGTAAGGACAGCAAAAGCAGAACGTCGCTTGAAAGAGAGACTGATACAGGAg GGTATAATTTCTGATGAAGATGAAGAAAGTCATTTGAGTCCTGCTGAACAAAGAGCACTAAGGGCAGAGAAGCGTGCAGCATGGAGACAAGCACGTTTAAAATCTCTGGAACAG GATGCTATTCAAGCACAGATGGTAATTAAGAAAATGAGTGAAATGATGGATACTACAAATAAGGCAGATCCTACGCAGGATTCTACAGATGCTGTTACTGTTGTTCCTGAAACAGAAAAGACAGCCGAT TTCACTACGTTACGGCCGTCTAGTGCAGATTTCCCCAAACTTGCTGTACGCAGCAAGGTGGGTCCCCCTAAAGAGATACGCGAATCCGAGAAAGTAGTGGACGAGAAGGTCACTCGACGTACCGAGGAATACGTGGATGAGGTGACGGGTGAACGGCGTGTCCGTACAGTTGAATACGTCGAGAAGCTCATTGAGCGACAG GTTGAAACTCTAcgagaaaaaattatatcattGGAACTAAGTAATGCAGAAGATGAAGTAGAAAGTATTATCGGAACAGGAGCAAGCGATGCTGAAAGCGAAAGTGAAGAAATTACTGGACAGCCTTCTAATGTGAATACCATGCAAGAGAAAACTGAAACAATTATACCTACAAGTGCCACTGAAGATGCCGCTCCTAAAATAAGTGCAAATACTATTCTTGtttcaaagaaaaagaaacgaaaacgttcgaaaaaaggTCGTCATTGA
- the LOC126867276 gene encoding protein lap4 isoform X9, translated as MFRCIPIFKGCNRQVEYIDKRHCSLPCVPDDILRYSRSLEELLLDANHIRDLPKNFFRLQKLRKLGLSDNEIHRLPPDIQNFENLVELDVSRNDIPDIPENIKNLRALQVADFSSNPIPRLPAGFVQLRNLTVLGLNDMSLTNLPPDFGSLEALQSLELRENLLKSLPESLSQLYKLERLDLGDNDIEVLPAHIGKLPALQELWLDHNQLQHLPPEIGELKTLACLDVSENRLEDLPEEIGGLESLTDLHLSQNVIEKLPDGLGELQKLTILKVDQNRLSTLNSNIGRCENLQELILTENFLLELPVTIGKLHNLNNLNVDRNSLQSLPTEIGNLKQLGVLSLRDNKLQYLPIEVGQCTALHVLDVSGNRLQYLPYSLINLNLKAVWLSKNQAQPMLTFQTDVDEETGQEVLICFLLPQLEIHPDDSGRIGMLGGMRNVVQDGEIRELGSSDDEGWQEKEASRTHSVKFTDEPPETDKETPFVRQNTPHPKELKAKAHKLFSKGKNDSRSASTDEQDVSQTFGLDKTETDISTKSNDLTTETIEQESLQPESIENAQKETIPGIVADNADFQSSNEPEIILTNQYITESNADVRTEGSISESKDINDKDEEESENEETQRHVEFSIVEGIDYDGSGDSNRPNRLHRRDTPHHLKNKRIHTAIDKEKVASIIAQALTKKNDEISTSTSAPAEPTENFDAQSQGAISDAEPTIEVREEQYEIHIERTTGGLGLSIAGGIGSTPFKGDDEGIFISRVTEGGPADLAGLKVEDKVLSVNGVSVVNVGHYDAVEVLKACGRVLVLVVQREVTRIVPPYEQVSSRKDSACSSLSTSRAPSATSHVSSTGLPHNLENGDALPHDAIKSKKIPEPISSTKAGNEPMVSVLVHTTLIRDQNGLGFSIAGGEGSPPFKDNSDAIYISRITDGGVAQKDGKLLVGDKVISINGVEMRGAKHEQAVALLTGLERFVRLVVEREIPLSQANAATVVTPSEKSPRVIGAPRPYTGLYNANSYIANRPSYTGYRRSIDADRTLSPSPTSKTPPPMKIETTELPKMNGVTESGNIKNVSSISPSPTNSQPHPQPAPRHSISQPTITPTTTTSSTPTSSTEPRSTSPQEDIQVPKPITNEEFQAMIPAHFLRPPTSSPSPDSHQGPIVTVTIKQPDNLPGDVNFPPAPTTLGKVTETITKSTLTETVVTRVTENQLVPPVIIEDVILVKEGSLGFSIIGGTDHSCTPFGAKEPGIFISHVVPGGIAAKSGKLRMGDRILKVNGTDVTKATHQEAVMELLRPGDQIVLTVQHDPLPENYQLVEIEYIPVTELVITKEPGEKLGMHIKGGLRGQKGNPLDHTDEGVFISKINSGGAAKRDGRLKVGMRLLEVNGTSLLGATHQEAVNILRCSGNTITLVVCKGYDKSEIEPVLPLSDGRDSKESRSSKELKDPATEGTKSLSQSISSLDRDDEEAATLRQEQEMKAELVAWEQEERERALLEHREKSTPEKVLDVVRAAESLVSKSSSPVDMVVPPKSPGGTKDLKTTTIVMSKHTLAPQNTNSLSKERDGTSVDSPTPQSPVSTLTSSMNFDRTTAVQSLPSPKKKSSIPKRSITFADLPPSSRKEPINYPTSTNEYPSSLHDNRYISDPQITSYKKVYQNPIQSTQYSSRSKLPPTPLTAPPSIGDYGTSVPFDKRQNARSVGGSNQVELSPTPSPTPPLVKMSVSDKKKLFESAMEEHLKPSPKPEKVFSFLSQDEVEKMKQEEEKKIATLTRDELKSWAQLDENEGLEDLEETLEDQDNRRPKLKLYEKKLYHWN; from the exons ATATACCAGACATTCCTGAGAACATCAAGAATTTACGGGCACTTCAGGTGGCGGATTTCAGCAGTAATCCAATTCCAAG ACTTCCAGCAGGGTTCGTGCAATTAAGAAACTTAACTGTTTTGGGACTCAATGATATGTCCCTTACGAATCTGCCGCCTGATTTCGGAAG CTTGGAGGCGTTGCAGTCATTGGAGTTGAGAGAAAATTTGCTCAAATCCTTGCCGGAATCGCTTTCCCAACTTTATAAATTGGAGCGGCTGGATCTTGGTGACAATGACATTGAAGTTTTA CCAGCACATATAGGAAAATTACCAGCATTACAAGAATTATGGTTGGATCATAATCAATTGCAACATTTACCACCGGAAATCGGAGAATTGAAAACGTTAGCATGCCTGGACGTATCTGAAAACCGTCTGGAAGATCTTCCGGAAGAAATAGGAGGTTTAGAGTCTTTAACAGATTTGCATTTATCGCAAAATGTTATTGAAAAATTGCCTGATGGTCTTGGAGAATTACAGAAACTTACTATACTTAAAGTCGATCAAAATAGGCTTTCTACTCTAAATTCAAATATAGGCAG GTGTGAGAACTTACAAGAATTAATTCTTACGGAAAATTTTCTCCTTGAACTACCTGTAACTATAGGAAAACTTCATAATCTAAACAATTTAAATGTAGATAGAAACAGTTTGCAGTCGCTTCCTACGGAAATCG GAAATTTAAAACAATTGGGTGTACTGTCTTTAAGAGATAACAAACTGCAATATCTTCCTATCGAAGTTGGACAATGTACAGCTCTTCATGTGTTGGATGTCTCAGGCAAtag ATTGCAGTACTTGCCATATTCCTTGATCAATTTGAACTTAAAGGCAGTATGGTTAAGTAAGAATCAAGCACAACCAATGCTTACTTTTCAGACAGACGTTGATGAGGAAACAGGGCAAGaagtattaatttgttttcttttgccACAATTGGAAATCCATCCAGATG ATTCAGGAAGAATTGGTATGCTTGGTGGTATGAGAAATGTTGTTCAAGATGGCGAAATACGTGAGCTTGGTAGTAGCGATGATGAAGGCTGGCAAGAAAAAGAAGCGTCGCGAACGCATTCCGTGAAATTTACGGATGAACCTCCGGAAACTGATAAGGAG ACACCATTCGTACGACAAAATACCCCTCATccgaaagaattaaaagcaaaaGCTCATAAATTATTTAGTAAAGGAAAAAATGACAGCCGATCAGCATCTACAGATGAGCag GATGTTTCTCAAACATTTGGTTTGGATAAAACTGAGACTGATATTTCAACAAAGTCCAACGATTTGACTACAGAGACTATAGAGCAAGAATCATTACAACCTGAATCTATAGAAAATGCACAAAAAGAAACCATACCTGGAATAGTAGCTGATAATGCAGATTTTCAGTCCAGCAATGAACCAGAAATAATTCTAACTAATCAATATATTACAGAATCTAATGCT gATGTGAGGACTGAAGGTTCAATATCTGAATCAAAGGATATAAATGACAAAGATGAggaagaatctgaaaatgaagaaacacAAAGACATGTCGAATTTTCTATCGTAGAAGGTATTGATTATGATGGTAGTGGTGATTCAAATAGACCAAATAGACTCCATCGTAGAGATACTCCACATCacttgaaaaataaacgaatccACACAGCAATAGATAAAGAAAAAGTAGCTTCCATTATTGCACAG GCACTTACGAAGAAAAATGACGAAATCTCCACATCCACGTCAGCACCTGCAGAACCCACAGAAAATTTTGACGCTCAAAGTCAAG GTGCGATTTCTGATGCTGAGCCGACGATAGAAGTACGAGAAGAACAATACGAAATTCATATCGAAAGAACGACAGGTGGTCTCGGTTTATCAATAGCTGGTGGAATTGGTTCAACCCCTTTTAAGGGTGATGATGAAggcatttttatttcaagagTCACGGAAG GTGGACCTGCAGACTTAGCAGGTTTAAAAGTGGAGGATAAAGTATTGTCTGTAAATGGTGTTTCAGTAGTAAACGTAGGTCATTATGATGCTGTAGAAGTTTTGAAAGCTTGTGGACGTGTCCTTGTGTTAGTGGTTCAAAGAGAAGTTACGAGGATAGTGCCACCATATGAACAG GTATCGTCGAGAAAAGACTCAGCGTGCTCTAGTTTAAGTACCAGTAGAGCTCCAAGTGCGACGTCTCATGTTTCATCTACAGGTTTACCGCATAATTTAGAAAATGGTGATGCTTTACCTCATGATGCTAttaag TCTAAGAAAATCCCTGAACCTATATCATCAACAAAGGCGGGTAATGAACCAATGGTATCTGTTCTTGTTCACACAACATTAATACGGGACCAAAATGGACTTGGATTTAGTATTGCCGGTGGAGAGGGTTCTCCACCATTCAAAGACAATAGCGAT gcgatatatatttcaagaataACTGATGGTGGTGTGGCACAAAAAGATGGTAAATTATTAGTTGGAGACAAAGTAATATCT attaATGGAGTTGAAATGAGAGGAGCCAAACATGAGCAAGCAGTTGCTTTATTAACAGGTTTGGAAAGATTCGTTCGATTAGTGGTCGAACGTGAAATTCCACTTTCGCAAGCAAATGCAGCCACAGTTGTAACACCTTCTGAAAAGTCACCACGAGTGATCGGTGCACCTAGACCATATACAGGATTATATAACGCCAATAGTTATATAGCAAATAGACCGAGTTACACCGGATATCGACGTTCTATCGATGCTGATAGGACTCTATCGCCAAGTCCTACTTCGAAAACGCCTCCGCCTATGAAAATTGAAACTACTGAGCTACCGAAAATGAATGGTGTTACAGAATCAGGAAATATTAAGAACGTTTCTTCGATATCACCAAGTCCGACAAATAGCCAACCACATCCACAACCTGCCCCCAGGCATAGCATTTCGCAACCTACAATTACACCCACGACAACTACAAGCTCAACGCCCACGTCTTCTACAGAACCTAGGTCAACCTCACCCCAGGAAGACATACAGGTACCGAAGCCTATCACCAACGAAGAATTTCAGGCCATGATACCTGCTCATTTCCTTCGTCCCCCTACTTCCTCACCATCACCAGATTCCCATCAAGGCCCTATCGTGACAGTGACAATAAAGCAGCCTGATAATCTACCTGGAGACGTCAATTTTCCTCCGGCTCCTACCACACTTGGTAAAGTTACTGAGACCATCACAAAGAGCACTCTCACCGAGACCGTCGTAACTAGGGTGACTGAAAATCAATTGGTACCACCAGTAATCATTGAG gACGTAATTCTTGTAAAAGAAGGATCCCTAGGATTCAGTATTATTGGCGGTACAGATCATTCGTGTACTCCATTTGGTGCAAAAGAGCctggaatttttatatctcat GTTGTGCCTGGTGGTATAGCTGCAAAATCTGGTAAATTGAGAATGGGTGATAGGATACTAAAGGTAAATGGTACTGATGTAACAAAAGCTACTCATCAAGAGGCTGTGATGGAACTTTTGCGACCAGGCGATCAAATAGTGCTTACTGTCCAACATGATCCACTACCAGAAAATTATCAG CTGGTCGAAATAGAGTACATCCCTGTGACA gAATTAGTTATTACAAAAGAACCAGGCGAAAAATTGGGCATGCACATTAAAGGAGGACTTCGAGGACAAAAAGGAAATCCCCTTGATCATACAGATGAAGGGGTGTTTATATCCAAAATCAATTCAGGTGGTGCAGCTAAAAGAGATGGAAGACTGAag GTTGGAATGAGACTACTAGAAGTCAATGGGACGTCGCTGTTAGGTGCGACTCATCAGGAAGCAGTAAATATATTACGGTGTTCAGGAAACACAATTACGTTAGTAGTTTGTAAAGGATATGATAAAAGTGAAATTGAACCAGTATTGCCATTATCCGATGGTAGAGATTCTAAAGAATCTAGGTCATCCAAGGAATTGAAGGATCCTGCAACAGAAGGTACTAAATCATTATCGCAAAGTATATCTAGTTTGGATCGCGATGATGAAGAAGCAGCAACTCTCAGACAAGAGCAAGAAATGAAAGCTGAACTTGTAGCATGGGAAcaagaagaaagagaacgtGCTTTGCTTGAACATAGAGAAAAATCTACCCCTGAAAAA GTATTAGATGTAGTAAGAGCAGCTGAATCATTAGTAAGCAAATCAAGTAGTCCGGTTGACATGGTTGTACCACCAAAGTCACCAGGTGGTACAAAAGATCTCAAAACAACCACTATTGTGATGAGCAAACACACTTTAGCACCTCAAAATACAAAT TCACTGAGCAAAGAGAGAGATGGAACTTCAGTGGACAGTCCAACGCCCCAATCTCCGGTCTCTACTCTTACTTCATCAATGAATTTCGATCGCACTACTGCTGTCCAAAGCTTGCCCTCTCCAAAGAAAAAAAGTTCCATACCGAAACGTAGTATTACATTTGCTGATCTTCCTCCCAGTTCTAGAAAAGAACCAATTAATTATCCAACTTCAACAAATGAATATCCTTCATCTTTGCATGATAATAGATATATTTCTGATCCTCAAATTACTTCTTATAAGAAAGTCTATCAAAATCCTATCCAAAGTACTCAGTATTCATCTCGTTCCAAACTTCCTCCTACACCTTTGACTGCTCCTCCATCCATAGGAGATTATGGCACTTCAGTCCCTTTTGATAAACGACAGAACGCACGCTCTGTTGGTGGGAGTAATCAGGTTGAG CTTTCACCAACACCATCACCAACACCACCTTTAGTGAAGATGTCAGTtagcgataaaaagaaattgtttgAAAGTGCCATGGAGGAACATTTGAAACCTTCCCCTAAGCCAG AAAAAGTATTCAGTTTTCTAAGTCAAGATGAAgttgaaaaaatgaaacaagaaGAAG AAAAAAAGATAGCTACTCTAACGCGGGATGAATTAAAATCATGGGCTCAACTCGATGAAAACGAAGGCTTGGAAGATTTAGAGGAAACATTAGAAGATCAGGATAACCGGCGACCTAA GTTGAAACTCTAcgagaaaaaattatatcattGGAACTAA